One segment of Paenibacillus sp. FSL R7-0337 DNA contains the following:
- a CDS encoding ABC transporter ATP-binding protein — MLALDVRHLNKKYSNFQLKDVSFQLEQGYIMGFIGVNGAGKTTTIKSILNMIQMDSGEIHILGKNIAEHEMELKQDIGCAFGDINFYTRSRIKTLTGITKKFYKNWNDDTYYKYLKRFKLDENKKIAELSTGMKVKYSLTLALSHGAKLLILDEPTSGLDPVSRDDLLDLFQELIMGGEISILFSTHITSDLERCADYITFIEQGQIVASSEKNEFKESYRLLNGSESRLNEVKGKLISYKINSFGFTGLIHTRDLDPAWTFSTAIPTLDDIMIYFAKKEGVYV, encoded by the coding sequence ATGCTGGCTTTGGATGTTAGACACTTGAATAAGAAATATTCGAATTTTCAGCTCAAAGACGTATCTTTTCAACTGGAGCAGGGATATATTATGGGCTTCATCGGCGTGAACGGCGCCGGAAAAACAACGACGATCAAATCCATTCTAAATATGATTCAGATGGACAGCGGCGAGATTCACATTCTGGGCAAGAATATCGCGGAGCATGAGATGGAACTGAAGCAGGACATCGGCTGTGCCTTCGGCGATATTAACTTCTACACCCGCAGCCGGATCAAGACGCTGACGGGCATCACGAAGAAGTTCTATAAGAACTGGAATGATGACACGTATTACAAGTATCTGAAGCGGTTCAAGCTGGATGAGAACAAAAAAATCGCGGAGCTGTCCACCGGGATGAAGGTGAAGTACAGCCTGACTCTGGCCCTGTCCCATGGCGCCAAGCTGCTGATTCTGGATGAGCCGACCAGCGGACTCGATCCGGTCTCCAGAGACGATCTGCTGGATCTTTTCCAGGAGCTTATCATGGGCGGCGAGATCAGCATCCTTTTCTCCACTCATATTACCTCTGACCTCGAACGCTGTGCCGACTACATCACCTTTATTGAACAAGGGCAGATTGTGGCAAGTAGCGAGAAGAACGAGTTCAAGGAATCCTACCGGTTACTTAACGGCAGCGAGTCCCGGCTTAACGAAGTGAAGGGGAAGCTGATCTCCTACAAAATCAACTCCTTCGGCTTCACCGGATTGATCCATACCCGGGATCTCGATCCCGCCTGGACGTTTAGCACGGCTATCCCGACTCTCGATGACATCATGATCTACTTTGCCAAAAAGGAGGGTGTCTATGTATAA
- a CDS encoding acyltransferase, translating to MSNLRLGSTRLSGADGVRAIACLSVILHHLSQKLIMPAQKPWLQDLQSVLLLGNSGVSLFFLLSGFLLSFPFWSAYLNNGPYPSLRTYTLRRAARIMPGFYVSLLVCLLLTWRLDIPMEFLGRRIAAAFTFTSGFHYTTFFPSDLNGPLWSISFEVFCYLLMPLFMAVLFMLGKRHSFGKAILFWVAVFGLVLAANALIHHWFTPSEQGRGWDYGQVGGAKFWMPRYNPVGFFGHFTIGILAAGITNALLQRRSRVERLSKLGVFDAAAVLALCLAGLLIWRMRHAGEFDFSLQQQPYMFPVYAILFGIVLFSAPFSRYAGRVLDNRFFRYTAKVSFGLYIWHYLFITLIEKYGIQDFHYSGVRDVWRWLGISLTVVAISYLAATLSFYVIEQPFINWSKGKPFFRRKPKEMPAEAAA from the coding sequence ATGTCAAACCTTCGTCTGGGCAGTACCCGTTTATCTGGAGCGGATGGTGTTCGTGCAATCGCTTGCTTATCTGTTATTCTGCATCACTTGTCGCAAAAGCTGATCATGCCCGCACAAAAACCCTGGCTCCAGGATCTGCAATCCGTGCTGCTTCTGGGGAACAGCGGGGTCAGCTTGTTTTTTCTGCTAAGCGGCTTCCTGCTGTCGTTCCCCTTCTGGAGTGCGTATCTGAATAATGGTCCGTATCCGAGCCTGCGGACGTACACCCTGCGCCGTGCCGCTAGAATTATGCCCGGTTTCTATGTGTCACTGCTGGTGTGTCTGCTCCTGACCTGGAGGCTGGACATTCCTATGGAGTTCCTGGGGCGGCGGATTGCAGCGGCCTTCACCTTCACATCGGGCTTTCACTACACCACGTTCTTCCCCTCCGACTTGAACGGGCCGCTCTGGTCGATCAGCTTCGAGGTATTCTGCTACCTGCTGATGCCACTCTTCATGGCGGTGTTATTCATGCTTGGCAAGCGGCATTCCTTCGGTAAGGCGATCCTGTTCTGGGTCGCCGTATTTGGGTTGGTGCTTGCTGCCAATGCCCTCATTCATCATTGGTTTACTCCAAGCGAGCAGGGCCGGGGCTGGGACTATGGCCAGGTAGGCGGCGCGAAATTCTGGATGCCGCGATACAATCCAGTCGGCTTCTTCGGCCACTTCACCATTGGGATTCTGGCGGCGGGGATAACGAACGCCTTGCTGCAGCGCCGCTCCAGAGTGGAACGGCTCAGCAAGCTCGGCGTGTTCGATGCCGCCGCAGTACTTGCTCTGTGTCTTGCCGGTCTCCTGATCTGGCGGATGCGCCATGCAGGCGAATTCGACTTCAGTCTCCAGCAGCAGCCGTATATGTTCCCGGTCTATGCCATATTGTTCGGAATCGTGCTGTTCTCGGCACCCTTCAGCCGGTACGCCGGGCGTGTGCTGGATAACCGCTTTTTCCGGTATACGGCCAAAGTGTCCTTCGGCCTCTACATATGGCACTATCTGTTCATTACCTTAATCGAGAAGTACGGCATTCAGGATTTCCATTATTCCGGGGTCAGGGATGTGTGGCGCTGGCTGGGCATCAGCCTCACCGTTGTTGCCATCTCGTATCTGGCCGCGACGCTCTCCTTTTATGTTATCGAGCAGCCGTTCATTAACTGGTCTAAGGGCAAGCCGTTCTTCCGGCGTAAGCCGAAGGAGATGCCTGCGGAGGCGGCAGCCTAA
- a CDS encoding VOC family protein, with the protein MSAIAYINFDGVAGQAIEFYAEALQATTVKKVQFGDIPQDPNYPLPANELAMIMESSIAFEGGTIMMSDLLPSMQAVTGALVKGNAMLISLVMEDKQKLEEYFKGLSAGGHVIMPLSATPWSSCFGMLVDQYGVGWKFNSDAVQFLDHVLASRGNL; encoded by the coding sequence ATGTCAGCTATTGCTTATATTAATTTCGATGGTGTTGCCGGGCAAGCGATTGAATTCTATGCGGAGGCCTTGCAGGCTACAACCGTGAAAAAGGTCCAATTCGGAGATATTCCCCAGGACCCGAACTACCCCCTGCCGGCCAATGAGTTAGCGATGATTATGGAGTCCTCTATAGCATTCGAGGGCGGGACAATTATGATGTCCGATCTGTTGCCCTCTATGCAAGCAGTAACGGGAGCGCTGGTGAAGGGGAATGCCATGCTGATCAGCCTGGTGATGGAGGACAAGCAGAAGCTTGAGGAGTACTTTAAGGGCCTGTCTGCGGGCGGACATGTCATCATGCCTTTATCCGCTACACCATGGTCTTCGTGCTTCGGAATGCTGGTGGATCAGTATGGCGTGGGGTGGAAATTCAACAGCGATGCCGTGCAATTCCTTGATCATGTGCTGGCCAGCCGGGGCAACCTCTGA
- a CDS encoding YafY family protein, translating into MDKVERLITIIMILLKKDIVPSTEFAQLFGVSKRTILRDMETLSLAHIPIYATPGVQGGYGIMEEYKMDKRLLSSSDLENILAALGGLGQILISEDVAMTIRKIEAMVSPLISKGSVQLSFYDWEGRAELAGAMKLCQEAIAGGWLLSFDYTDRTGTPTKRTVEPYQLHFSESSWYLKGFCLERMGARMFKLSRMEQLKRKEQTFSPRAEMLNQAREAEVPPQLTEVKALISPGIKDQFIERYGRKSIEAYNAEQLLATFYIPQHPIGYQFLAGFGTHLEIMEPKDYREEFRKYLLEMMSRYA; encoded by the coding sequence ATGGACAAGGTGGAGCGGTTGATTACCATCATCATGATTCTGCTCAAAAAAGACATTGTGCCCAGCACTGAATTCGCACAATTATTCGGCGTGTCCAAACGGACGATTCTCCGCGATATGGAGACGCTCAGCCTGGCGCACATTCCGATATACGCCACACCCGGCGTGCAGGGCGGCTACGGCATTATGGAAGAATACAAGATGGACAAGCGGCTGCTAAGCAGCTCCGACCTGGAGAATATACTGGCTGCACTCGGCGGGCTGGGGCAAATTCTGATCAGTGAGGATGTAGCTATGACGATTCGGAAAATAGAAGCAATGGTTAGCCCGCTCATTTCTAAGGGGTCGGTTCAGCTGTCCTTCTATGATTGGGAGGGACGCGCGGAGCTTGCCGGAGCCATGAAGCTCTGTCAGGAGGCCATCGCCGGGGGCTGGCTGCTCTCTTTTGACTATACTGATAGAACAGGTACTCCCACAAAACGGACCGTGGAGCCTTATCAGCTTCATTTCAGTGAATCAAGCTGGTATCTGAAGGGCTTCTGTCTGGAGCGGATGGGGGCGCGGATGTTCAAGCTCTCCCGGATGGAGCAGCTGAAGCGGAAGGAACAGACCTTCAGCCCCAGAGCCGAAATGCTGAATCAGGCACGGGAGGCTGAAGTTCCGCCGCAGTTAACCGAAGTGAAGGCACTGATCTCGCCGGGCATCAAGGATCAATTCATTGAACGGTACGGCCGCAAGAGCATCGAAGCCTATAACGCGGAACAACTGCTGGCTACGTTCTATATTCCGCAGCACCCGATCGGATATCAATTCCTGGCCGGCTTCGGCACCCATCTGGAGATTATGGAGCCGAAGGATTACCGTGAAGAATTCCGTAAGTACCTGCTTGAAATGATGAGCCGGTATGCATAA
- a CDS encoding histidine kinase dimerization/phospho-acceptor domain-containing protein, with amino-acid sequence MFIVMLVSVTAAALLLAHLLVLRRELVRMTRQLRRYNERATGKKLEVTLFDKHLEALAGQINLQSDLIVEAEANRRQTENELRQAIANISHDIRTPLTSIFGYIQLLEVEPITPDEKREYLSVVKNRTKRLQALLNDFFELSLIESADYQLKTERIVMTVLLSDTLVGFYDSFNERGLMPDIWLPKEPVAVYADESAVRRVVENLLINTLKHATGPVFICFEQRETTAELRIVNEAKDLSDMDVRLLFDRFYTVDRTRSGQGSGLGLSIAKSLMNKMNGTLTAELHGDNLNMVCRWPLWSPV; translated from the coding sequence TTGTTCATCGTAATGCTCGTATCGGTTACAGCGGCGGCTCTCCTGCTGGCCCATCTTCTAGTGCTGAGGCGGGAGCTGGTGAGGATGACTAGGCAGCTTCGCCGCTATAACGAACGAGCCACTGGTAAAAAGCTGGAGGTCACGCTATTTGACAAGCACCTCGAAGCGCTAGCAGGCCAGATTAACCTCCAATCCGATCTGATTGTTGAAGCGGAGGCTAACCGCAGGCAGACAGAGAATGAGCTGCGTCAGGCAATTGCCAACATCTCTCATGATATCCGTACGCCGCTAACCTCCATCTTTGGCTATATTCAATTGCTGGAAGTAGAGCCGATAACGCCTGATGAGAAGCGCGAATATCTGAGCGTTGTCAAAAACCGGACAAAGCGGCTTCAGGCCCTGTTGAACGATTTTTTTGAGTTGTCCTTAATCGAATCTGCGGATTATCAGCTTAAAACCGAGCGGATTGTAATGACGGTTCTGCTATCGGACACACTGGTCGGTTTCTACGATTCGTTTAATGAGCGGGGACTGATGCCGGACATCTGGCTCCCCAAGGAACCGGTAGCAGTCTATGCTGACGAATCGGCCGTGCGGAGGGTCGTTGAGAACCTGCTTATCAATACGTTGAAGCACGCTACCGGCCCGGTGTTCATCTGTTTCGAGCAGCGGGAGACGACAGCAGAGCTGCGGATTGTGAACGAAGCGAAGGACCTATCCGACATGGATGTGAGGCTGCTGTTCGACCGCTTCTATACGGTGGACCGTACCCGGTCAGGGCAAGGCTCAGGATTGGGACTGTCCATTGCCAAAAGCCTCATGAACAAGATGAACGGTACTTTGACCGCGGAGCTGCACGGAGATAACTTAAATATGGTCTGTCGCTGGCCGCTGTGGTCACCGGTCTAA
- a CDS encoding ABC transporter permease, which yields MYNLIRAELFKLRRDRSFLVLLLIIALLSLAYPLLYYIDNKTSGKPQFTGAEFLIKFVASNGYVIKFSVAALAGFFIASEYTTGVMKSAASSGNDRGKLYTAKLIGFSAGAMVISLIFPLLSLAEVSMISGFGQLPEGVDALFIPRALGFTLLYTAAYAAIGALFTAVFAESGKTISFLMIFFLAINMILGSLAEYIPVLATVYDYSVFKLLGEIGKTHMDGSDLPALLLAPLLTIVVSGLLGVLVFRKKEIK from the coding sequence ATGTATAACCTGATCAGAGCGGAGCTGTTCAAGCTGCGCAGGGACCGGTCGTTCCTAGTGTTGCTGCTCATCATTGCCCTGCTTTCCCTGGCCTATCCCCTGCTCTACTATATCGATAATAAGACCAGCGGCAAGCCGCAGTTCACCGGTGCCGAATTTCTGATTAAATTCGTGGCCAGCAATGGTTATGTTATTAAATTCAGCGTGGCTGCGTTGGCCGGATTCTTCATTGCCAGCGAATATACGACAGGTGTCATGAAGTCGGCCGCTTCGTCGGGCAACGACAGAGGGAAGCTCTACACAGCCAAGCTGATTGGATTCTCAGCGGGAGCTATGGTGATTTCTCTGATATTTCCCCTGCTCAGCTTGGCCGAAGTATCAATGATTTCAGGCTTCGGCCAGTTGCCGGAGGGAGTGGATGCTCTCTTCATCCCCCGGGCCCTCGGATTCACGTTGTTGTACACGGCTGCCTACGCAGCAATCGGGGCTTTATTCACAGCGGTGTTCGCCGAGAGCGGCAAGACCATCAGCTTCCTGATGATCTTCTTCCTGGCTATTAATATGATATTGGGATCCTTGGCGGAGTATATCCCGGTTCTAGCTACGGTGTACGATTACTCGGTCTTCAAGCTGCTGGGTGAAATCGGCAAGACTCATATGGATGGTAGCGATCTGCCGGCTCTCCTGCTGGCACCGCTGCTGACGATAGTTGTATCCGGGCTGCTGGGCGTTCTCGTATTCCGCAAGAAGGAAATTAAGTAA
- a CDS encoding ATP-binding cassette domain-containing protein produces MSEYVLQTNQLTKRFKGSVALDKVNISIRKGAIYGFIGQNGAGKSTLMRIVTGLAFPSEGTIELFGTGTERELTEARKRMGLIIEGPSLFPQMTARENLEVNRLLRGIPGQDSIRRMLELVGLQDTGRKKVKNFSLGMKQRLGLAVAMLNDPEFLILDEPTNGLDPMSVIEMRELLKRLNHERGLTILISSHVLSELHLLASHYGIIHQGKLLEQLTARELNDKCQQYVHIKADHPDRAAMVIQNELGTTDFEVMPDGVIKLYGYREQPGKVSTALFSAGLTIEQFMSMGADLESYFMKRIGGAGHV; encoded by the coding sequence ATGAGTGAATATGTGTTGCAAACGAATCAGTTGACCAAAAGATTCAAAGGCAGTGTTGCGCTGGATAAAGTGAATATCTCTATCCGCAAGGGCGCGATCTATGGCTTTATTGGACAGAATGGAGCCGGCAAATCGACGCTGATGCGTATTGTCACCGGACTTGCTTTTCCATCGGAAGGAACAATTGAATTATTTGGCACCGGTACGGAACGGGAGCTAACCGAGGCCCGTAAACGGATGGGACTGATTATTGAAGGTCCCTCGTTGTTCCCGCAGATGACGGCCCGTGAGAATCTGGAGGTGAACCGTCTTCTTCGGGGCATTCCCGGCCAGGACTCCATCCGCAGAATGCTGGAACTGGTTGGACTGCAGGACACAGGGCGGAAGAAGGTGAAGAATTTCTCGCTAGGTATGAAGCAGAGGCTGGGCCTTGCCGTTGCCATGCTAAACGACCCGGAATTTCTGATTCTGGATGAGCCCACCAATGGGCTTGACCCGATGAGCGTTATCGAAATGCGCGAATTGCTTAAGCGGCTCAATCATGAACGGGGGTTAACGATTCTGATCTCCAGCCATGTTCTAAGCGAGTTGCATTTGCTCGCCAGCCATTACGGCATTATCCATCAAGGCAAGCTGCTGGAGCAGCTTACCGCGCGGGAATTGAACGATAAATGCCAGCAGTATGTCCATATTAAAGCGGATCATCCGGACAGAGCAGCCATGGTAATTCAGAACGAGCTGGGCACAACCGACTTCGAGGTCATGCCGGATGGTGTCATCAAGCTGTACGGGTACCGGGAACAGCCCGGCAAGGTGTCCACGGCCCTATTCTCTGCAGGTCTTACCATCGAGCAGTTTATGTCCATGGGGGCAGATCTGGAGAGCTATTTCATGAAGCGGATCGGGGGTGCAGGGCATGTATAA
- a CDS encoding response regulator transcription factor, protein MDKPISILVAEDDSDISRLLCSIITKSGYFPQPAFSGTEALLYLEQRQWSMVLLDLMLPGMTGEELLNWIRARGSMPVLIISAKGEQQTKVSALRGGADDFITKPFDIEEVSARIDSHLRRFMQIIPSASARILQYNGLVLDCDSKVVTAEGVEVALTAREYEILQLLLSEPRKVFTKANLYESVWGEPYYGDDNTVNVHVSNLRGKLAKTAPGSDYIETVWGMGYRLKS, encoded by the coding sequence ATGGACAAGCCAATATCTATTCTAGTTGCTGAAGACGACAGTGACATTAGCCGGCTGCTGTGCAGCATTATTACAAAAAGCGGATATTTTCCCCAGCCCGCCTTCTCCGGTACAGAGGCCCTACTCTATCTGGAGCAGCGGCAATGGAGCATGGTTCTGCTTGATCTGATGCTGCCGGGAATGACGGGAGAGGAGCTGCTGAATTGGATTCGCGCGCGGGGGAGTATGCCTGTCCTTATTATCTCGGCGAAGGGAGAGCAGCAGACCAAGGTGTCGGCACTGCGCGGAGGTGCAGATGATTTTATTACGAAGCCTTTTGATATTGAGGAGGTATCGGCACGGATTGACTCCCATTTGCGCCGGTTCATGCAGATTATACCCTCAGCTTCAGCCCGCATCCTCCAGTATAACGGTCTTGTGCTGGATTGCGATTCCAAAGTGGTAACAGCAGAGGGAGTGGAGGTAGCTCTGACTGCCCGGGAGTATGAAATTCTCCAGTTGCTGTTATCGGAACCCAGAAAGGTATTCACTAAGGCCAATCTGTACGAGAGCGTATGGGGGGAGCCCTATTATGGTGACGATAATACGGTTAACGTCCATGTGAGCAATCTGCGGGGCAAGCTGGCGAAGACTGCGCCCGGCAGTGATTATATCGAGACCGTATGGGGTATGGGCTACCGGCTGAAGTCTTAA
- a CDS encoding alpha/beta fold hydrolase produces the protein MMKNKKILIYLCVVVLLLISGAGMYIVQQNRFEMMEQAIQIASPEGELTGTLVLPKGSSVSSGKLGLVLFIHGDGPINASHDDGYKPLWERLAGLGYASLSLDKRGIGASTGNWLDQSIDDRVEEAREAIAWARKQPNIDPDRIGVWGASQAGWVIPKLAGKEPLAFSILVSPAINWLRQGAYHTRQQMLQEGKTETEIAAEEAANNEVRQLLAQRASYEDYLAAVKEDDPMTKERWTFVSKNYLSDAEQDLKQFRSPVLLLLGQQDIHVDWQETEQVYRKMIQPELLTVAVFPDAEHSMLSKKTADSSLRALMVSLFAPRQITVPGYMNQIEDFLKELD, from the coding sequence ATGATGAAGAACAAGAAGATCTTGATTTATCTATGTGTGGTAGTGCTTTTGCTGATTAGCGGGGCAGGAATGTATATCGTGCAGCAGAACCGCTTTGAGATGATGGAGCAGGCCATCCAGATTGCGTCGCCTGAGGGCGAGCTGACGGGTACGCTGGTGTTGCCCAAGGGGTCTTCCGTATCTTCCGGCAAGCTGGGACTGGTCCTCTTCATTCATGGGGACGGGCCGATTAATGCCTCGCATGATGACGGGTATAAGCCGCTATGGGAGCGGTTAGCCGGTCTGGGGTATGCCTCCTTGTCTCTTGATAAAAGAGGAATCGGCGCTTCCACAGGCAATTGGCTGGATCAGAGTATAGATGACCGGGTAGAGGAAGCCCGCGAGGCTATCGCATGGGCCCGGAAGCAGCCGAATATCGACCCGGACCGGATCGGGGTGTGGGGCGCCAGTCAGGCAGGCTGGGTGATTCCCAAGCTGGCCGGGAAGGAGCCGCTCGCCTTCAGCATTCTGGTCTCCCCGGCCATTAACTGGCTGCGCCAGGGTGCCTATCATACCCGGCAGCAGATGCTGCAGGAAGGAAAAACGGAGACGGAAATTGCAGCCGAAGAGGCGGCTAACAACGAAGTTCGGCAGCTTTTGGCGCAGAGGGCGAGCTATGAAGACTATCTGGCTGCGGTGAAGGAAGATGACCCGATGACGAAGGAGCGGTGGACGTTTGTCAGCAAGAATTACCTGTCGGATGCCGAGCAGGATCTTAAGCAGTTCCGCTCTCCGGTACTGTTGCTGCTGGGCCAGCAGGATATTCATGTCGACTGGCAGGAGACGGAGCAGGTGTACCGCAAGATGATCCAGCCTGAACTGCTGACCGTAGCGGTCTTCCCGGACGCAGAGCATTCTATGCTGAGCAAAAAGACAGCGGACTCCAGCTTAAGGGCGCTCATGGTCAGCCTCTTTGCTCCGCGCCAAATCACAGTTCCGGGCTATATGAATCAGATTGAGGATTTCCTGAAGGAGCTGGATTAA
- a CDS encoding GNAT family N-acetyltransferase, whose protein sequence is MSAAPITIEPMRPEYNRPVSQLLAQAFLAKFHRRLRLNEAVLAEGLEALLDYAPAGPFALRSVALQQGEVIGSIGMKYKPAADQQVRGKLLPALPAVFSLLRRRGMVRLLAGLATLEHYSKAGECYITDLAVHPAHHSKGVGRLLLGWAGEAVAADPGLDRLSLHVAASNPRARQLYERLSFQTSARQNRQLLHLLLGERAWDYMVLIQKGRQIE, encoded by the coding sequence ATGAGCGCAGCCCCGATTACGATAGAGCCGATGCGGCCGGAGTATAACCGGCCGGTAAGCCAGTTGCTGGCCCAGGCGTTCCTGGCCAAATTCCACAGGCGGCTGCGTCTGAATGAGGCTGTGCTGGCTGAAGGTCTGGAGGCGCTGCTCGACTATGCTCCGGCCGGACCGTTCGCCCTCAGAAGCGTCGCCTTGCAGCAGGGAGAGGTGATTGGCAGCATCGGGATGAAATATAAGCCTGCGGCGGATCAGCAGGTAAGGGGTAAGCTGCTGCCCGCGTTGCCTGCTGTATTCTCTCTGCTAAGGAGACGCGGCATGGTCCGGCTGCTGGCTGGTCTGGCGACACTTGAACATTACTCCAAGGCCGGCGAGTGTTATATTACCGACCTGGCGGTTCATCCGGCCCACCACAGCAAAGGCGTAGGCCGGCTGCTGCTCGGATGGGCCGGGGAGGCTGTGGCTGCCGATCCCGGCCTGGACCGCCTCAGCCTGCATGTTGCAGCCAGCAATCCGCGGGCCAGACAGCTCTATGAGCGGCTGTCCTTTCAGACAAGTGCCCGTCAGAACAGGCAGCTCCTACACTTATTATTGGGCGAACGGGCATGGGATTACATGGTCTTGATCCAAAAAGGGAGACAGATAGAGTAA
- a CDS encoding MerR family transcriptional regulator, whose amino-acid sequence MRDEITISELAKLMNVSVHQIRYFEEKGVLQPAYTGENQYRMYSMDQVYQLAHILLLRKLEVPVQSINECMSYSPEQHRGLLEHSLEGIEQELARLQELRQFIRKMLEEEQSYSSQAEPFQRVQQSEVYLTEMMKLDSYSQLSAALLAEQAAGIPNLFESDIYYVADEQDTVTLYLEGQAPGDLTLPAGEYLTLQCVIQEEELEEQCDDFFTYAAAEAIPLAGPLVVIERSYLSLFAPGKLHYELKALIQPGAPAQGTVSL is encoded by the coding sequence ATGAGAGATGAAATAACGATTAGTGAGCTGGCCAAGCTGATGAATGTGTCGGTCCACCAGATCCGGTATTTTGAAGAGAAGGGTGTTCTGCAGCCTGCTTATACCGGTGAGAATCAGTACAGAATGTACAGTATGGATCAAGTGTATCAGCTCGCGCATATCCTGCTGCTCCGCAAGCTTGAAGTGCCTGTTCAATCGATTAACGAATGTATGAGCTATAGTCCGGAGCAGCATCGCGGGCTGTTGGAGCACTCTCTCGAAGGGATTGAACAGGAGCTGGCGCGTCTTCAGGAGCTACGGCAGTTCATCCGCAAGATGCTGGAGGAGGAGCAGAGCTACAGCTCGCAGGCGGAGCCCTTCCAGCGGGTGCAGCAGTCTGAGGTCTATCTCACCGAGATGATGAAGCTGGATTCGTATAGTCAGCTCAGTGCAGCGCTGCTGGCGGAGCAGGCGGCAGGCATACCCAATCTGTTTGAATCGGATATTTATTATGTGGCAGATGAGCAGGATACCGTGACCCTATATCTGGAGGGGCAGGCTCCAGGCGATCTGACTCTTCCGGCAGGAGAGTACCTGACGCTGCAATGTGTGATTCAGGAAGAGGAGCTTGAAGAACAGTGTGACGATTTCTTCACCTATGCTGCCGCAGAAGCGATTCCGCTGGCGGGGCCCCTGGTGGTGATTGAACGGTCGTATCTGTCGCTGTTCGCTCCGGGTAAGCTGCATTATGAGCTGAAGGCGCTGATTCAGCCGGGAGCACCTGCGCAAGGGACGGTTTCCTTATGA
- a CDS encoding LysR family transcriptional regulator, with the protein MELRQLKTFYTLASTLNFARAAEAQNYVPSTVTMQMKALEEELGVKLVDRLGKNVTLTDTGKTFLRYADNILCMVEEAQHALKQPGELTGTIVISADETLCTYRLPAVLHRFRQLHPGVRLIFLPLVSPSLRQSLRDGDVDVIFMLDEVKGESGFCGEKIRDERFCLLAAPDHPLASRPALAIQDFHGETFLLTEQGCSYRSFFECSLSQKGMAGITELEFHSAEAIKQCAKLGMGIAILPEMAVSEELKRGELISLPWDLTAVSFATQMFWHEEKWLSPAIEAFIRLARDLESSP; encoded by the coding sequence ATGGAATTGCGCCAACTTAAAACCTTTTATACGCTGGCTTCCACGCTTAATTTCGCCCGTGCCGCCGAAGCGCAGAACTACGTTCCCTCAACGGTTACGATGCAAATGAAGGCCCTGGAGGAAGAATTGGGGGTGAAGCTGGTGGACCGGCTCGGCAAAAATGTGACGTTAACCGATACCGGAAAAACGTTCCTGCGTTATGCAGACAACATCCTGTGTATGGTGGAGGAGGCGCAGCATGCCCTCAAGCAGCCCGGTGAGCTGACAGGCACCATCGTAATCAGTGCAGATGAGACGTTATGCACTTACAGACTTCCCGCTGTGCTGCACCGGTTCCGCCAGCTTCATCCCGGAGTCCGGCTGATCTTCCTGCCGCTGGTGAGTCCGAGTCTCAGGCAGAGCCTGCGGGACGGGGATGTCGATGTCATCTTCATGCTGGATGAAGTGAAGGGCGAGAGCGGATTTTGCGGAGAAAAAATAAGGGACGAGCGCTTCTGCCTCCTGGCTGCTCCCGATCATCCGCTGGCATCGCGTCCGGCGCTGGCTATCCAGGATTTTCACGGCGAGACCTTCCTGCTGACAGAGCAGGGATGCTCGTACCGCAGCTTCTTCGAGTGCAGCCTGTCCCAGAAGGGGATGGCGGGTATCACGGAGCTGGAGTTTCATAGTGCGGAGGCGATCAAACAATGTGCGAAGCTGGGGATGGGCATCGCCATCCTGCCTGAAATGGCCGTAAGCGAAGAATTGAAGCGGGGGGAGCTGATCTCCCTGCCGTGGGATTTGACCGCAGTATCCTTTGCCACCCAAATGTTCTGGCATGAGGAGAAGTGGCTCTCCCCGGCAATTGAGGCTTTTATCCGTCTGGCCCGGGATCTCGAATCCTCTCCTTGA